One Tunturibacter gelidoferens genomic region harbors:
- a CDS encoding DUF4019 domain-containing protein gives MRRVSRIVLAVCVVVGATRGQLSFAMQEHAPQAQLDAVQLAARDAEEWMTKLDAGKYAECWTEASQMVKNAVTMEKFESSMKAVHDPMGKLESRKLQSASYTTLLPGVPSGEYVVILYETSFDHKPTAQETVIMSREKDKVWRVAGYYIK, from the coding sequence ATGCGTAGAGTTTCGAGGATCGTCTTGGCAGTATGTGTCGTGGTGGGAGCGACGCGAGGACAGTTGAGTTTTGCGATGCAGGAACACGCTCCGCAGGCGCAACTGGATGCGGTTCAACTTGCGGCGCGTGATGCGGAAGAGTGGATGACAAAGCTGGATGCCGGCAAGTATGCAGAGTGCTGGACTGAGGCGTCGCAGATGGTAAAGAACGCTGTCACGATGGAGAAGTTTGAGTCCTCGATGAAGGCTGTGCATGATCCGATGGGGAAGCTAGAGAGCAGGAAGCTGCAAAGCGCTTCGTATACGACGTTGCTACCGGGAGTTCCTTCTGGCGAGTACGTCGTGATTCTCTATGAGACTAGCTTTGACCACAAACCTACAGCGCAGGAGACTGTGATTATGAGCCGGGAGAAGGATAAGGTTTGGCGGGTGGCGGGGTATTACATTAAGTAA
- the tsaE gene encoding tRNA (adenosine(37)-N6)-threonylcarbamoyltransferase complex ATPase subunit type 1 TsaE produces MGERVVEMLLPVPKMFVLRGDLGAGKTTLVKGIAAALGAASEEDVTSPTFTLVHEYTGKKVRLFHLDLYRLETERELLTLGLEEMSEEPDALVLVEWGEKFPSVVERADGEIVIEHAGGDERMFYVRVKA; encoded by the coding sequence ATGGGGGAGAGGGTAGTAGAGATGTTGCTGCCTGTGCCGAAGATGTTTGTGCTGCGAGGGGATTTGGGCGCGGGCAAGACGACGCTGGTGAAGGGGATTGCTGCGGCCCTTGGAGCGGCGTCAGAAGAGGATGTGACCAGTCCTACTTTTACGCTGGTGCACGAGTACACAGGAAAGAAGGTCCGGCTGTTTCATCTGGATCTTTACCGGTTGGAGACGGAACGGGAGTTGTTGACGCTGGGACTGGAAGAGATGAGCGAGGAGCCGGATGCGCTGGTGTTGGTGGAGTGGGGCGAGAAGTTTCCGAGTGTCGTGGAGCGGGCCGATGGGGAGATCGTGATTGAACATGCGGGTGGGGATGAGCGGATGTTTTATGTGCGGGTGAAGGCGTAG